A DNA window from Shewanella baltica contains the following coding sequences:
- the yqfB gene encoding N(4)-acetylcytidine aminohydrolase encodes MLLTKITFFERFEHDILSGTKTITLRDEAESHVIAGQILPVSTFETDRWFCDIQIIDVTPVKLTELTEVHAKQENMTLPQLRDVIAEIYPGLEQLFMIRFRILSQ; translated from the coding sequence GTGTTACTCACTAAAATCACTTTTTTCGAGCGTTTTGAACACGATATCTTAAGTGGCACGAAAACCATTACCCTGCGCGATGAAGCCGAATCCCATGTGATAGCGGGGCAAATTCTGCCTGTGTCCACCTTCGAAACTGACCGCTGGTTTTGTGATATCCAGATTATCGATGTCACGCCAGTAAAGTTAACTGAGCTTACCGAGGTGCATGCTAAACAAGAGAATATGACTCTGCCACAGTTACGCGATGTGATTGCAGAGATTTATCCCGGCCTTGAGCAATTGTTTATGATCCGCTTCAGGATTTTGTCGCAGTAA
- a CDS encoding MATE family efflux transporter codes for MTQAKFVEGPILRHILVMSSTAAVGISALFVVDLLDIFFLSLLGEHELAAAVGYAGSISFFTTSIGIGLSIALGALVSRSIGAKDVVLAKRLLLNSAVVTTLISVLVAAVVTTFIPELVALVGASGHTAELAASYLYILVPSLPFICLAMALGGALRAVGDAKLSMMSTLAGGGVNAVLDPIFIFLFAMGIEGAALASVLARVAVFLIAGRGVVVKHKLLGHFDKAHFIADLKPIFAIAGPAMLTNVATPIGNAFVTRAIADFGDAYVAGWAVLGRLIPVTFGMIFALSGAIGPIVGQNFGAGQFDRVRESLTRAIQFCTVYVLVMSLLLFVLKSHLVNVFDMKGDSADLIHFFCSYIAVFFIFSGILFVANASFNNLGKAKYSTLFNVGKATLGTVPFVYFGALWGGVYGVLIGQILGSILFGTLGVWVAYRLVDKVAAQAQFSAMANVGGINAAPRNVALTEEEEIANCVAENLPSATNPLSSSCVQMAQLTEEQESESVLPITYLEEGKKPN; via the coding sequence ATGACGCAAGCCAAGTTTGTTGAAGGCCCCATATTACGCCACATCTTAGTGATGAGTTCGACCGCCGCGGTGGGGATTTCTGCCTTATTTGTGGTGGATTTACTGGATATCTTTTTCCTGAGTTTATTAGGGGAGCATGAGCTTGCTGCGGCTGTGGGGTATGCGGGCAGTATCTCCTTTTTCACTACGTCCATTGGGATAGGCCTATCAATTGCATTAGGCGCCTTAGTGTCTCGCTCGATTGGTGCAAAAGATGTGGTGCTGGCAAAGCGGTTATTGCTCAATAGCGCAGTGGTGACAACGCTGATTAGCGTGCTGGTGGCCGCCGTGGTCACTACTTTCATCCCTGAGTTGGTTGCCTTAGTGGGCGCAAGTGGCCATACGGCTGAGCTCGCTGCCAGCTACTTGTATATCTTAGTGCCTTCCTTGCCCTTTATTTGTCTTGCGATGGCGCTCGGCGGGGCTTTGCGCGCCGTGGGTGATGCTAAGTTATCCATGATGTCGACCTTAGCGGGCGGCGGCGTTAATGCTGTACTCGACCCGATTTTTATCTTCCTGTTCGCCATGGGGATTGAAGGCGCGGCATTGGCATCAGTCTTAGCGCGGGTGGCGGTATTTTTAATTGCTGGCCGCGGCGTTGTAGTTAAGCATAAGTTGTTAGGTCATTTCGATAAGGCGCATTTTATCGCCGATCTAAAACCCATCTTTGCCATAGCGGGACCCGCGATGTTAACCAATGTGGCGACGCCTATCGGTAATGCCTTTGTGACCCGAGCCATTGCCGATTTCGGTGACGCTTACGTGGCGGGCTGGGCGGTATTAGGGCGTTTAATCCCTGTGACCTTTGGGATGATCTTTGCGCTCTCGGGCGCGATTGGCCCTATTGTTGGGCAAAACTTCGGTGCGGGGCAGTTTGACCGAGTGCGCGAGAGTTTAACCCGCGCCATCCAGTTTTGTACTGTGTATGTGTTGGTGATGTCTCTGTTGCTGTTTGTGCTTAAGTCGCATTTGGTCAATGTGTTTGATATGAAGGGTGACAGCGCCGATCTTATCCACTTCTTCTGCAGTTATATCGCGGTATTCTTTATCTTTTCGGGGATTTTATTTGTGGCGAATGCGTCCTTTAATAACCTCGGTAAGGCTAAATATTCCACCCTGTTTAACGTCGGTAAAGCCACCTTAGGCACAGTGCCTTTTGTGTATTTTGGTGCACTCTGGGGCGGAGTTTACGGCGTATTGATTGGGCAAATATTAGGGTCTATTTTGTTTGGTACCTTAGGTGTGTGGGTTGCTTATCGTTTAGTGGATAAAGTGGCGGCGCAGGCACAGTTTTCCGCGATGGCGAATGTCGGTGGCATCAATGCCGCTCCCCGCAATGTTGCGCTGACTGAGGAAGAAGAAATCGCTAACTGTGTGGCGGAGAACTTGCCGAGCGCGACTAATCCGCTTTCATCCTCCTGCGTGCAGATGGCGCAATTAACCGAGGAGCAAGAGAGTGAGTCGGTATTGCCGATAACGTATTTGGAAGAAGGTAAAAAGCCGAACTGA
- a CDS encoding ion transporter produces MSENIESESPLKRQLRTIIFGTDTPAGRYFDIALMVCIVLSVGLVFLDTVEMFHREYGQIIRVLEWVFTVIFTIEYGLRLYCATHPVLYARSFYGVVDLLSVLPSYLALLIPGANFTLVIRILRLFRIFRVLKLLRYLSEGNVLLRAMMQSSRKVFLFFFSVSLIVMVLSAVMYVVEGPDNGFSSIPKSVYWTIVTITTVGYGDITPKTGLGQAIAAFTMLIGYSIIAIPTGILTAEISQEVGRHRDLRSCNQCHKTGHDLDAMYCSRCGCELDSLDAPVEKGA; encoded by the coding sequence ATGTCTGAAAATATCGAATCCGAAAGTCCATTAAAACGTCAATTACGTACCATTATTTTTGGCACTGATACCCCCGCTGGCCGCTATTTTGATATCGCCTTAATGGTGTGCATTGTGCTGAGTGTCGGTTTGGTGTTCCTCGATACGGTGGAAATGTTCCATCGTGAATATGGGCAGATTATTCGCGTCTTGGAATGGGTCTTTACTGTCATCTTTACCATTGAATATGGTCTACGTTTGTACTGTGCGACTCATCCTGTGTTATATGCCCGCAGTTTTTATGGCGTCGTCGATTTATTATCGGTATTGCCAAGTTATCTGGCGTTGCTGATCCCTGGCGCCAACTTTACCTTAGTCATCCGGATACTGAGGTTATTTAGGATTTTCCGCGTACTCAAATTACTGCGTTATTTGAGTGAAGGAAATGTGCTGCTTAGGGCGATGATGCAGTCGAGCCGTAAGGTATTTTTGTTTTTCTTCTCGGTCAGTTTGATCGTTATGGTGCTCAGTGCGGTAATGTATGTGGTTGAAGGGCCTGATAATGGCTTTAGTTCAATTCCAAAATCTGTCTACTGGACGATTGTAACGATTACCACTGTCGGTTATGGCGACATCACCCCGAAAACGGGATTAGGACAGGCGATTGCGGCTTTTACTATGCTGATTGGTTACTCAATTATCGCGATCCCTACGGGGATTTTAACTGCGGAAATTTCCCAAGAAGTAGGGCGTCATCGAGATTTACGCTCGTGCAATCAATGCCATAAAACCGGTCACGATCTTGATGCCATGTACTGTAGCCGCTGCGGATGCGAGTTAGATAGCCTAGATGCCCCCGTTGAAAAAGGCGCTTAG
- a CDS encoding M23 family metallopeptidase has translation MLGNRLSALFTLGLVLIAPQVQAAVTLQGKLEQGALMRGQAPAGTQISLNGEAIKVTPDGHFAFGFDRDGELSQQLTLVYPDGLTEVKPLTLAKREYNIQSVKGISSKIMKPDPVAQERAAKDTAQVKAARATFSEQTAFLQEFIWPLTGRISGVYGSQRIYNDVPGNPHFGVDVAAKTGTVVVAPADGVISLSVPDMFYSGGTMVIDHGYGVSSSFLHLSKLYVNAGEVVKQGQAVAEVGSTGRANGPHLDWRVNWYQMRLDPTTIVPPMATVLANEKANKAAKKG, from the coding sequence ATGTTGGGAAATCGTTTATCGGCATTATTCACTTTGGGCCTAGTGCTCATAGCGCCTCAGGTGCAAGCAGCGGTGACTTTGCAAGGCAAGCTAGAGCAAGGCGCATTAATGCGTGGTCAAGCGCCAGCGGGCACTCAGATTAGCTTAAATGGTGAAGCCATCAAGGTTACGCCCGACGGTCATTTTGCCTTTGGTTTTGATCGCGATGGCGAACTGAGTCAGCAATTAACCTTGGTTTATCCCGATGGTTTGACTGAGGTTAAGCCTTTAACTTTGGCCAAGCGTGAGTACAACATTCAAAGTGTGAAGGGCATTAGCTCGAAGATTATGAAGCCCGATCCCGTCGCGCAGGAAAGAGCAGCGAAAGATACGGCGCAGGTCAAAGCGGCGCGGGCAACATTTAGCGAGCAAACGGCCTTTTTACAGGAGTTTATTTGGCCTCTGACTGGGCGTATTTCCGGTGTTTACGGCAGCCAACGTATTTATAATGACGTACCCGGTAATCCGCACTTTGGTGTGGATGTGGCGGCGAAAACGGGCACTGTAGTGGTGGCGCCCGCCGATGGTGTGATCAGCCTGTCTGTGCCCGACATGTTTTATTCGGGCGGGACTATGGTGATCGATCATGGTTATGGCGTGAGTTCGAGCTTTTTGCACTTGAGTAAGCTGTACGTCAATGCGGGTGAAGTGGTTAAGCAAGGTCAAGCCGTGGCAGAGGTGGGTTCGACAGGCCGTGCTAATGGCCCGCATTTAGATTGGCGAGTAAACTGGTATCAAATGCGCCTCGATCCCACGACCATAGTGCCACCCATGGCAACTGTGCTGGCGAATGAGAAAGCCAACAAAGCGGCTAAAAAGGGCTAG
- a CDS encoding VOC family protein encodes MSSSNEAAAPQSTSISYELLTQSWPAFEAQILALLETLGLADKALVCDHVALRVNSIASADALRDAFACVGKIISDNIINGRTILIIELDTPLTLGQFSIACVELPYPSDKVYPQEGWEHIELVIDSKATECDTLSQDLLALCPKLSALLPSEQAAEPVQSRSPDLSSQGLASLAGIKIKMSSPKGDKERLANPTIAFKRDDVCIKVHPHGIKAVIASEQT; translated from the coding sequence ATGTCATCATCCAATGAAGCTGCCGCGCCGCAGAGCACAAGCATCAGTTATGAGCTATTAACCCAAAGCTGGCCCGCCTTCGAAGCACAGATTTTAGCCTTGCTTGAAACCTTAGGTTTAGCGGATAAAGCACTGGTTTGCGATCATGTCGCGCTGCGCGTTAATTCCATCGCCAGTGCCGATGCCCTGCGCGATGCCTTTGCCTGCGTCGGTAAGATCATTTCAGACAATATTATCAATGGCCGTACGATTCTGATTATCGAACTGGATACCCCACTCACGCTCGGTCAATTCAGCATTGCCTGTGTTGAACTTCCCTACCCCAGCGACAAAGTCTATCCGCAGGAAGGCTGGGAACACATAGAACTAGTCATTGATTCAAAAGCGACAGAGTGCGATACCCTGAGCCAAGATTTGCTCGCCCTGTGTCCAAAACTCAGCGCTTTACTGCCATCTGAACAGGCTGCTGAGCCCGTTCAGTCAAGATCACCAGACTTGAGTTCACAAGGCTTAGCATCCCTTGCTGGGATAAAAATTAAGATGAGCTCGCCCAAAGGAGATAAAGAGCGTTTAGCCAATCCGACTATCGCCTTTAAACGCGATGATGTGTGCATTAAAGTGCATCCCCATGGCATAAAAGCGGTGATCGCCAGCGAGCAAACGTAG
- a CDS encoding 6-carboxytetrahydropterin synthase, with translation MQLFVKDLTVIDFSYLCPKRGMVGESWIVDVLLEGGLDEQNMVLDFAKVKRTIKQTIDAVADHRLLVPTACSSVRWQQQGDRVWMDFDSQLGEIHLACPSQAFALVPTEQIDIPSVNAFLQKALREALPKNVEGITLTLRHEILDTPYYHYSHGLRKHDGNCQRIAHGHRSPIHVFENGSPAPKWDEYWAKRWHDIYLGSEEDLVSVDTLNLSSQTRITDDSHYGFHYQAPQGDFQLAMPKEGCDLIPHDTTVELLADYIATTLVAKVPGSQFKVVAFEGVGKGAIVSKG, from the coding sequence ATGCAACTGTTTGTCAAAGATTTAACTGTGATCGATTTTTCCTATTTGTGCCCAAAGCGCGGCATGGTGGGGGAGAGTTGGATTGTCGATGTTCTGCTTGAGGGCGGATTAGACGAGCAAAACATGGTGCTCGATTTTGCTAAGGTGAAACGTACCATCAAGCAGACCATAGATGCGGTGGCCGATCATCGTTTACTCGTACCTACAGCGTGCAGCAGTGTGCGTTGGCAGCAACAGGGCGATAGAGTGTGGATGGATTTTGATAGCCAGTTAGGTGAAATCCATTTGGCCTGTCCTTCCCAAGCCTTTGCCTTAGTGCCGACCGAACAAATTGATATTCCAAGCGTGAATGCTTTTTTACAGAAAGCGTTACGCGAAGCCTTACCTAAGAATGTCGAAGGGATCACGCTCACTTTGAGACATGAAATCCTCGATACGCCTTATTATCATTACAGCCATGGTTTACGTAAACATGATGGTAATTGCCAGCGTATCGCCCATGGACATCGTAGCCCAATTCATGTGTTTGAGAATGGCAGCCCAGCACCAAAGTGGGATGAGTATTGGGCCAAGCGCTGGCACGATATTTATTTAGGCAGTGAAGAGGATTTGGTTTCTGTTGACACCCTGAATTTATCGTCGCAAACGCGGATCACCGATGACAGTCATTATGGTTTCCATTACCAAGCGCCCCAAGGGGATTTCCAATTGGCGATGCCAAAGGAAGGCTGTGATTTAATTCCCCACGACACGACGGTTGAGTTGTTAGCCGACTATATTGCCACGACACTCGTCGCTAAAGTGCCCGGAAGTCAGTTTAAAGTGGTGGCATTTGAAGGTGTGGGTAAAGGCGCGATTGTGTCTAAGGGATAA
- a CDS encoding DUF2986 domain-containing protein, whose translation MNKKQKIIKKIAKRAKARLNKVDPVTIGSPAKSGYISKADRAKMAAVEATTEQVEGQQDAPSIEE comes from the coding sequence ATGAACAAGAAACAAAAGATCATCAAGAAAATAGCTAAGCGCGCTAAGGCCAGACTGAATAAAGTCGATCCCGTGACTATCGGCTCACCAGCGAAATCAGGTTACATCTCTAAGGCCGATCGCGCAAAAATGGCGGCAGTAGAAGCCACGACTGAACAAGTCGAAGGCCAACAAGACGCGCCAAGCATTGAAGAATAA
- a CDS encoding efflux RND transporter permease subunit: MNLTRLAIKRPVTTSMFFFAILLFGLASSRLLPLEMFPGIDIPQIVVQVPYKGSTPAEVERDITKVLEESLATMGGIDELESESSQEGSEIEINMKWGENVATKSLEAREKIDAVRHLLPKDVERVFIRQFSTADMPVLTIRISSDRELSGAFDLLDKQLKRPLERVEGVSKVSLYGVEQKQIEVRINADRLAASGFSATDLQARLGRENFVISAGTLRASNIVYQVSPKGEFRNLEDIKALVLIPGLTLGDIADVQFALPERIEGRHLDQHYAVGLDVFKESGANLVEVSERVLKVIELAKQDQQFQGIRLFIMEDQASGVKSSLMDLLFSGLIGALLSFVVLYLFLRNLKMTLVVVSSVPISIGMTLAAMYLLGYSLNILSMMGLLLAIGMLIDNAVVVTESVLQEKQGKSPKDNEESVMTGVDKVSLAVLAGTMTTAIVFLPNIFGVKVELTIFLEHVAIAICISLAASLLVAKTLIPLMLTKFHFDIAPEKDAGKLQHFYNNTLNWVLLRPWRSGFIAVAILASTALPLSMVKQDQEDSQSKERIYINYQVEGRHNLNVTEAMVNQMEEYLYKNKEEFHIDSVYSYYSSDDGSSVILLKKDLPMPLDELKKKIRSGFPKYSIAKPQFGWGNDNSGVRVTLTGRSTSELINLSEQVIPLLQNIKGMQDVRSELNGAQQEVVIRIDRQMAARLDLKLNEIASSISMALRGSPLRSFRHDPNGELRIEMAYEKEWQKSLEKLKQLPIVRIDQRVYTLDNLAKIEIQPRFDTIKHFNRQTSLSIGANLENLTTEEAQTKIKQVMENIHFPNGYDYSLRGGFERQDEDQNVMATNMLLAVAMIYIVMAALFESLLLPTAIITSILFSITGVFWALFITGTPISVMAMIGILILMGIVVNNGIVLVDQINQMTPDLDKLSATIRDVCITRLRPVLMTVGTTVLGLVPLAMGETQIGGGGPPYSPMAIAIIGGLSFSTLTSLYLVPLCYQALYRMRHRAAIRLGQADRVAQKLLPWTV, encoded by the coding sequence ATGAACCTCACCCGTTTAGCCATTAAGCGTCCCGTGACCACCAGCATGTTCTTCTTTGCTATCTTGCTATTTGGTCTCGCCTCGAGTCGTTTGTTACCGCTGGAAATGTTCCCCGGTATCGATATTCCGCAGATTGTGGTGCAAGTGCCCTACAAGGGCTCAACCCCCGCTGAAGTAGAGCGCGATATCACCAAAGTGCTGGAGGAATCCCTCGCCACTATGGGTGGGATTGATGAGCTCGAATCAGAATCTTCCCAAGAAGGTTCTGAAATCGAAATCAACATGAAGTGGGGCGAGAACGTTGCGACTAAGAGCCTAGAAGCGCGGGAAAAAATCGATGCGGTGCGGCATTTATTGCCAAAGGATGTTGAGCGAGTCTTTATCCGCCAATTCTCCACCGCCGACATGCCTGTGCTCACGATACGTATATCGAGCGACCGCGAGCTGTCAGGCGCATTCGATTTACTCGATAAACAGCTTAAACGTCCGCTTGAACGTGTTGAAGGTGTCTCTAAGGTCAGCCTGTACGGCGTTGAACAAAAGCAGATTGAAGTGCGTATCAATGCCGACCGTCTTGCCGCCAGTGGATTTTCAGCCACCGACTTGCAAGCCCGCCTCGGCAGAGAAAACTTTGTGATTAGCGCTGGCACACTCAGGGCCAGTAACATCGTTTACCAAGTGTCGCCGAAGGGTGAGTTTAGAAACCTTGAAGATATCAAAGCACTGGTGCTGATCCCAGGATTGACCTTAGGCGATATTGCAGATGTGCAGTTTGCCTTGCCAGAGCGTATCGAAGGTCGCCATTTAGATCAGCACTATGCTGTCGGTTTAGATGTGTTTAAGGAATCAGGCGCTAACTTAGTCGAAGTGTCTGAACGCGTACTAAAAGTCATCGAACTAGCGAAGCAAGATCAACAATTCCAAGGTATTCGGCTGTTTATCATGGAAGATCAAGCCTCTGGGGTAAAATCATCCCTGATGGACTTACTGTTTTCGGGTTTAATCGGCGCCCTGCTGTCCTTTGTGGTGCTGTACTTGTTCCTGCGTAATCTGAAAATGACCTTAGTGGTCGTGTCGTCTGTGCCGATTTCCATCGGTATGACGCTCGCCGCCATGTATTTACTCGGTTACAGCTTGAATATCCTGTCTATGATGGGACTCTTGCTCGCCATTGGTATGTTAATTGATAACGCTGTGGTGGTGACCGAGAGCGTGCTGCAGGAGAAACAAGGCAAATCACCCAAGGATAATGAAGAGTCAGTGATGACTGGGGTCGATAAAGTGTCCCTCGCCGTATTGGCGGGCACTATGACCACTGCCATCGTATTTTTACCCAATATTTTTGGCGTGAAAGTGGAGCTGACAATTTTCCTCGAGCATGTTGCCATCGCGATTTGTATCTCGCTTGCGGCATCGCTACTGGTTGCGAAAACCTTGATCCCTTTGATGTTGACTAAGTTCCACTTTGACATCGCGCCCGAGAAGGATGCCGGTAAGTTACAGCACTTCTACAACAATACGCTTAACTGGGTATTGCTGAGGCCTTGGCGTTCAGGCTTTATTGCGGTGGCCATTCTCGCGTCCACCGCCCTGCCGCTGTCTATGGTCAAACAGGATCAAGAAGACAGCCAGAGCAAGGAGCGGATTTACATCAACTATCAAGTGGAAGGTCGCCATAATCTCAATGTGACTGAAGCTATGGTCAATCAAATGGAAGAGTATCTTTATAAAAATAAAGAGGAATTTCATATTGATTCTGTCTACAGCTACTACTCATCCGACGATGGTTCATCAGTGATATTGCTGAAGAAAGACTTGCCTATGCCACTGGATGAGTTGAAAAAGAAAATCCGCAGCGGCTTCCCTAAGTATTCGATCGCCAAACCGCAATTTGGTTGGGGTAATGACAACTCTGGTGTGCGCGTGACGCTCACAGGTCGCTCAACCTCTGAGCTGATTAACTTAAGCGAACAAGTAATCCCTTTACTGCAAAATATCAAAGGAATGCAAGATGTTCGCTCTGAGCTTAACGGTGCGCAACAGGAAGTGGTTATCCGCATCGATAGGCAAATGGCGGCGCGGTTAGATTTAAAACTCAATGAAATCGCTTCGAGTATCTCTATGGCACTGCGCGGTTCACCGCTGCGATCGTTCCGTCACGATCCTAATGGCGAACTGCGCATCGAAATGGCCTATGAGAAAGAGTGGCAAAAGTCGCTCGAAAAACTCAAGCAGTTACCGATAGTGCGCATCGACCAAAGGGTGTACACCTTAGATAACTTAGCGAAGATTGAAATCCAACCTCGCTTCGATACGATCAAGCACTTTAATCGCCAAACCTCTTTGTCGATTGGCGCTAACTTAGAAAACCTCACCACGGAAGAAGCGCAAACTAAGATCAAGCAAGTGATGGAAAATATCCATTTCCCTAATGGTTACGACTATTCATTACGCGGTGGATTCGAGCGTCAAGATGAAGATCAGAATGTGATGGCAACCAATATGCTATTGGCTGTCGCGATGATTTACATCGTGATGGCGGCGCTGTTTGAGTCTCTGTTATTACCGACGGCGATTATCACTTCAATCCTATTTTCTATCACAGGTGTATTCTGGGCGCTGTTCATCACGGGCACGCCTATTTCTGTGATGGCCATGATAGGCATCTTGATTTTAATGGGAATTGTGGTGAATAACGGCATCGTTCTGGTGGATCAAATTAACCAGATGACGCCGGATCTCGACAAATTGTCCGCCACCATTCGAGATGTGTGTATCACGCGTTTGCGCCCAGTATTGATGACAGTGGGCACCACAGTGTTGGGCTTAGTGCCACTGGCGATGGGTGAAACCCAAATCGGTGGCGGCGGCCCGCCGTATTCGCCCATGGCAATCGCCATTATTGGTGGCTTGTCGTTCTCGACTTTGACTAGCTTGTACTTAGTACCCTTGTGCTACCAAGCCTTGTATCGAATGCGCCATCGTGCCGCCATTCGTTTAGGCCAAGCCGACCGCGTAGCTCAAAAGCTACTACCTTGGACAGTGTAG
- a CDS encoding L,D-transpeptidase family protein — MRATLLSTLTTLTVTIAALVSPVLHASGMGKVDLVVITKSESSMALLRDGKILKQYRIAMGDLPAGHKLKEGDQRTPQGRYTLDYKKPDSAYYKSIHISYPNEEDKLRAKALGIRPGGMIMIHGQNPKSPLPPEQAQQYNWTDGCIAITNAEMDEVWKVVDEGTPIEIWP; from the coding sequence ATGCGCGCCACCCTACTTTCCACATTGACCACCCTCACTGTGACTATCGCGGCACTCGTTTCACCCGTATTACATGCCTCTGGCATGGGTAAAGTGGATCTTGTGGTGATCACAAAATCCGAATCCAGTATGGCTTTATTGCGCGATGGCAAAATACTCAAACAATATCGCATTGCCATGGGTGACTTGCCCGCAGGACACAAATTAAAGGAAGGCGATCAACGCACACCACAGGGGCGTTATACCTTAGATTATAAAAAGCCCGACAGTGCCTATTATAAATCGATCCATATTTCATATCCCAACGAAGAAGATAAACTCAGAGCCAAAGCTTTAGGCATTAGACCCGGTGGCATGATCATGATCCACGGTCAGAACCCTAAGTCGCCGCTGCCGCCAGAACAAGCCCAGCAATACAACTGGACCGACGGCTGTATCGCCATAACCAACGCCGAAATGGATGAAGTGTGGAAAGTTGTCGATGAAGGAACGCCGATTGAGATTTGGCCGTAA
- a CDS encoding DUF5062 family protein, which translates to MKPHKNEAQILKFAMEIGVGYAKKRGYADFDKGISPKDKVECIYRLLVTDNLIQPLAKDKEDGPNMKHKLILWITRQLPVDHPLLK; encoded by the coding sequence ATGAAGCCACACAAGAACGAAGCGCAAATATTGAAGTTCGCCATGGAAATAGGTGTTGGATATGCCAAAAAGCGCGGATATGCGGACTTCGACAAGGGCATCTCGCCCAAAGACAAAGTGGAATGTATTTACCGTTTATTGGTCACCGACAACTTAATCCAGCCACTGGCCAAAGATAAAGAAGATGGGCCAAACATGAAGCACAAACTGATTTTGTGGATCACCCGCCAGCTACCCGTCGATCATCCATTGTTGAAGTAA